One genomic window of Mauremys mutica isolate MM-2020 ecotype Southern chromosome 5, ASM2049712v1, whole genome shotgun sequence includes the following:
- the TTC31 gene encoding tetratricopeptide repeat protein 31 isoform X5: protein MPNAGLGEAGAPGGPERGPFPPGHFPLSLLPRYGWDPSSEHHKEEDLNNLMEKLMMEKLYGPPNSAKAEEIADSDEELCYYYDNDGEYYEDEEEKWDDSSKECDAKTDEDSVPGTFCGFRKSFLCKDTSPAPPPQSSLDYQLLDLKLPQRQRVTAEEAEKNAKELVAEEERVKRKAEKKRLKKKRQKDRKRQEKLEQELKPKPELQSNEPCLNGDAEEEGAVTSLRKGPLDSSPCRRDPSKASAPRRGEGVRAQVRSADMSTEEETEDELDLSSTFVSKAQRKVGVKPLTPRREKAPRAEHKEPDRKPQQEVPRPGQDGSGVDPSTVLAGYGNEAAARGCFQEAVLFFTEAVKLNPREHRLFGNRSYCYERMQQYDKALSDAHVALSLLPGWPKGFFRKGKALMGLKRYAEAKSTFLELLRLDSSHADAAAQLEVCQVQLILENGFSSLSGERSLPMEPSLGATESQPAGSGEQARSWSPGSSGCGEGDEDGESGFVTITNSRSRGKGPGQQGLRASSRETPASTRHPIATAHQAREWYAVWVGNVTPRITQTLLRSCFEAFGPIHSVRMLPEKYCAFINYTKKEAAEAAYAALQGAEVEGTKFVLQLKHPDHATPAPGRAGPGNAPRPVAREPVRVPPTLECHFWRNAGCSYGADCRFRHLPHSKGLDKKLSQH, encoded by the exons ggcccttccccccagggCACTTCCCCCTGAGCCTGCTCCCCAGGtatggctgggaccccagctcaGAGCACCACAAGGAAGAG GATCTCAACAACTTAATGGAGAAGCTGATGATGGAGAAATTGTACGGCCCCCCCAACAGTGCCAAAGCCGAGGAGATAGCAG ACTCGGACGAAGAGCTCTGCTATTACTACGACAACGATGGGGAGTATTACGAGGATGAGGAGGAGAAATGGGATGATTCCAGCAAGGAATGCGATGCAAAGACTGACGAGGACTCGGTCCCTGGCACCTTCTGTGGCTTCAGGAAATCCTTCCTGTGCAAGGACACCTCACCAGCTCCCCCGCCCCAGAGCTCGCTGGACTATCAACTGCTGGACCTGAAACTGCCCCAGAGGCAGCGGGTGACCGCAGAG GAAGCGGAGAAGAACGCCAAGGAGCTGGTAGCTGAGGAGGAGCGAGTTAAAAGGAAAGCAGAGAAGAAAAGACTTAAGAAGAAA AGGCAGAAAGACCGGAAGAGGCAAGAAAAACTCGAACAAGAATTGAAGCCCAAGCCCGAGCTGCAGTCG AATGAACCTTGTCTGAACGGGGACGCGGAGGAGGAAGGCGCCGTGACGTCATTGCGGAAGGGGCCCCTGGACTCCAGCCCCTGCCGGCGAGATCCCAGCAAGGCCTCAGCtcctaggagaggggagggagtcaGGGCTCAGGTCAGGAGTGCAGACATGAGCACCGAGGAGGAGACGGAG gatgAGCTGGACCTGAGCAGCACCTTTGTCTCCAAAGCGCAGCGCAAGGTGGGTGTGAAGCCGCTGACGCCCAGGAGGGAGAAGGCACCCAGAGCTGAGCACAAGGAGCCGGACAGGAAGCCCCAGCAGGAG GTGCCGAGGCCTGGGCAGGATGGGAGTGGAGTGGATCCCAGCACAGTGCTAGCAG GCTATGGGAACGAGGCGGCGGCGCGGGGCTGCTTCCAGGAGGCCGTGCTCTTCTTCACTGAGGCTGTCAAACTCAACCCTCGGGAGCACAG GCTCTTCGGGAACCGCTCGTACTGCTATGAGAGGATGCAGCAGTACGACAAGGCCCTGAGTGATGCCCACGTGGCATTGAGCCTCCTGCCCGGCTGGCCCAAAGGCTTTTTCCGCAAGGGCAAGGCCCTCATGGGGCTGAAG CGCTATGCCGAGGCCAAAAGCACCTTCCTGGAGCTGCTGCGGCTGGACAGCTCCCACGCCGACGCAGCCGCCCAGCTGGAAGTCTGCCAGGTGCAGCTCATCCTG GAGAACGGCTTCAGCAGCTTGAGCGGTGAGAGGAGCCTGCCCATGGAGCCGTCGCTGGGAGCCACGGAGTCTCAGCCGGCAGGCTCTG GTGAGCAGGCCAGGAGCTGGTCCCCGGGCAGCAGTGGCTGCGGCGAGGGGGACGAGGATGGGGAGAGCGGGTTTGTGACCATCACGAACTCACGGAGCCGAGGGAAAGGCCCAGGCCAGCAGGGGCTCCGGGCCAGCAGCAGGGAGACCCCAGCTAGCACCAGACACCCCATAGCCACTGCGCATCAGGCCAG GGAGTGGTATGCTGTGTGGGTGGGGAACGTCACCCCCAGGATCACCCAGACGTTGCTGCGCAGCTGTTTTGAGGC GTTTGGGCCCATCCACTCGGTGCGGATGCTCCCGGAGAAGTACTGCGCCTTCATCAACTACACCAAgaaggaggcggcggaggcggccTACGCAGCCCTGCAG GGCGCCGAAGTGGAAGGAACCAAGTTTGTGCTGCAGCTGAAGCACCCTGACCATGCCACGCCAGCCCCTGGGAGGGCTGGCCCTGGCAACGCCCCGCGGCCTGTGGCGAG GGAGCCGGTGCGAGTGCCCCCCACCCTGGAGTGCCATTTCTGGCGGAACGCCGGCTGCAGCTACGGGGCCGACTGCCGTTTCCGCCACCTGCCCCACAGCAAGGGGCTGGACAAGAAGCTGTCTCAGCACTag
- the TTC31 gene encoding tetratricopeptide repeat protein 31 isoform X6, whose amino-acid sequence MTRGRSPQPASGPFPPGHFPLSLLPRYGWDPSSEHHKEEDLNNLMEKLMMEKLYGPPNSAKAEEIADSDEELCYYYDNDGEYYEDEEEKWDDSSKECDAKTDEDSVPGTFCGFRKSFLCKDTSPAPPPQSSLDYQLLDLKLPQRQRVTAEEAEKNAKELVAEEERVKRKAEKKRLKKKRQKDRKRQEKLEQELKPKPELQSNEPCLNGDAEEEGAVTSLRKGPLDSSPCRRDPSKASAPRRGEGVRAQVRSADMSTEEETEDELDLSSTFVSKAQRKVGVKPLTPRREKAPRAEHKEPDRKPQQEVPRPGQDGSGVDPSTVLAGYGNEAAARGCFQEAVLFFTEAVKLNPREHRLFGNRSYCYERMQQYDKALSDAHVALSLLPGWPKGFFRKGKALMGLKRYAEAKSTFLELLRLDSSHADAAAQLEVCQVQLILENGFSSLSGERSLPMEPSLGATESQPAGSGEQARSWSPGSSGCGEGDEDGESGFVTITNSRSRGKGPGQQGLRASSRETPASTRHPIATAHQAREWYAVWVGNVTPRITQTLLRSCFEAFGPIHSVRMLPEKYCAFINYTKKEAAEAAYAALQGAEVEGTKFVLQLKHPDHATPAPGRAGPGNAPRPVAREPVRVPPTLECHFWRNAGCSYGADCRFRHLPHSKGLDKKLSQH is encoded by the exons ATGACCCGGGGGCGCTCCCCCCAGCCGGCGAGCG ggcccttccccccagggCACTTCCCCCTGAGCCTGCTCCCCAGGtatggctgggaccccagctcaGAGCACCACAAGGAAGAG GATCTCAACAACTTAATGGAGAAGCTGATGATGGAGAAATTGTACGGCCCCCCCAACAGTGCCAAAGCCGAGGAGATAGCAG ACTCGGACGAAGAGCTCTGCTATTACTACGACAACGATGGGGAGTATTACGAGGATGAGGAGGAGAAATGGGATGATTCCAGCAAGGAATGCGATGCAAAGACTGACGAGGACTCGGTCCCTGGCACCTTCTGTGGCTTCAGGAAATCCTTCCTGTGCAAGGACACCTCACCAGCTCCCCCGCCCCAGAGCTCGCTGGACTATCAACTGCTGGACCTGAAACTGCCCCAGAGGCAGCGGGTGACCGCAGAG GAAGCGGAGAAGAACGCCAAGGAGCTGGTAGCTGAGGAGGAGCGAGTTAAAAGGAAAGCAGAGAAGAAAAGACTTAAGAAGAAA AGGCAGAAAGACCGGAAGAGGCAAGAAAAACTCGAACAAGAATTGAAGCCCAAGCCCGAGCTGCAGTCG AATGAACCTTGTCTGAACGGGGACGCGGAGGAGGAAGGCGCCGTGACGTCATTGCGGAAGGGGCCCCTGGACTCCAGCCCCTGCCGGCGAGATCCCAGCAAGGCCTCAGCtcctaggagaggggagggagtcaGGGCTCAGGTCAGGAGTGCAGACATGAGCACCGAGGAGGAGACGGAG gatgAGCTGGACCTGAGCAGCACCTTTGTCTCCAAAGCGCAGCGCAAGGTGGGTGTGAAGCCGCTGACGCCCAGGAGGGAGAAGGCACCCAGAGCTGAGCACAAGGAGCCGGACAGGAAGCCCCAGCAGGAG GTGCCGAGGCCTGGGCAGGATGGGAGTGGAGTGGATCCCAGCACAGTGCTAGCAG GCTATGGGAACGAGGCGGCGGCGCGGGGCTGCTTCCAGGAGGCCGTGCTCTTCTTCACTGAGGCTGTCAAACTCAACCCTCGGGAGCACAG GCTCTTCGGGAACCGCTCGTACTGCTATGAGAGGATGCAGCAGTACGACAAGGCCCTGAGTGATGCCCACGTGGCATTGAGCCTCCTGCCCGGCTGGCCCAAAGGCTTTTTCCGCAAGGGCAAGGCCCTCATGGGGCTGAAG CGCTATGCCGAGGCCAAAAGCACCTTCCTGGAGCTGCTGCGGCTGGACAGCTCCCACGCCGACGCAGCCGCCCAGCTGGAAGTCTGCCAGGTGCAGCTCATCCTG GAGAACGGCTTCAGCAGCTTGAGCGGTGAGAGGAGCCTGCCCATGGAGCCGTCGCTGGGAGCCACGGAGTCTCAGCCGGCAGGCTCTG GTGAGCAGGCCAGGAGCTGGTCCCCGGGCAGCAGTGGCTGCGGCGAGGGGGACGAGGATGGGGAGAGCGGGTTTGTGACCATCACGAACTCACGGAGCCGAGGGAAAGGCCCAGGCCAGCAGGGGCTCCGGGCCAGCAGCAGGGAGACCCCAGCTAGCACCAGACACCCCATAGCCACTGCGCATCAGGCCAG GGAGTGGTATGCTGTGTGGGTGGGGAACGTCACCCCCAGGATCACCCAGACGTTGCTGCGCAGCTGTTTTGAGGC GTTTGGGCCCATCCACTCGGTGCGGATGCTCCCGGAGAAGTACTGCGCCTTCATCAACTACACCAAgaaggaggcggcggaggcggccTACGCAGCCCTGCAG GGCGCCGAAGTGGAAGGAACCAAGTTTGTGCTGCAGCTGAAGCACCCTGACCATGCCACGCCAGCCCCTGGGAGGGCTGGCCCTGGCAACGCCCCGCGGCCTGTGGCGAG GGAGCCGGTGCGAGTGCCCCCCACCCTGGAGTGCCATTTCTGGCGGAACGCCGGCTGCAGCTACGGGGCCGACTGCCGTTTCCGCCACCTGCCCCACAGCAAGGGGCTGGACAAGAAGCTGTCTCAGCACTag
- the TTC31 gene encoding tetratricopeptide repeat protein 31 isoform X1: MARSGLTGRGAPNKDGGLRAHVPSCPEQRWRQQTTDSGPPAGRTPVTVSVHGPFPPGHFPLSLLPRYGWDPSSEHHKEEDLNNLMEKLMMEKLYGPPNSAKAEEIADSDEELCYYYDNDGEYYEDEEEKWDDSSKECDAKTDEDSVPGTFCGFRKSFLCKDTSPAPPPQSSLDYQLLDLKLPQRQRVTAEEAEKNAKELVAEEERVKRKAEKKRLKKKRQKDRKRQEKLEQELKPKPELQSNEPCLNGDAEEEGAVTSLRKGPLDSSPCRRDPSKASAPRRGEGVRAQVRSADMSTEEETEDELDLSSTFVSKAQRKVGVKPLTPRREKAPRAEHKEPDRKPQQEVPRPGQDGSGVDPSTVLAGYGNEAAARGCFQEAVLFFTEAVKLNPREHRLFGNRSYCYERMQQYDKALSDAHVALSLLPGWPKGFFRKGKALMGLKRYAEAKSTFLELLRLDSSHADAAAQLEVCQVQLILENGFSSLSGERSLPMEPSLGATESQPAGSGEQARSWSPGSSGCGEGDEDGESGFVTITNSRSRGKGPGQQGLRASSRETPASTRHPIATAHQAREWYAVWVGNVTPRITQTLLRSCFEAFGPIHSVRMLPEKYCAFINYTKKEAAEAAYAALQGAEVEGTKFVLQLKHPDHATPAPGRAGPGNAPRPVAREPVRVPPTLECHFWRNAGCSYGADCRFRHLPHSKGLDKKLSQH, translated from the exons ggcccttccccccagggCACTTCCCCCTGAGCCTGCTCCCCAGGtatggctgggaccccagctcaGAGCACCACAAGGAAGAG GATCTCAACAACTTAATGGAGAAGCTGATGATGGAGAAATTGTACGGCCCCCCCAACAGTGCCAAAGCCGAGGAGATAGCAG ACTCGGACGAAGAGCTCTGCTATTACTACGACAACGATGGGGAGTATTACGAGGATGAGGAGGAGAAATGGGATGATTCCAGCAAGGAATGCGATGCAAAGACTGACGAGGACTCGGTCCCTGGCACCTTCTGTGGCTTCAGGAAATCCTTCCTGTGCAAGGACACCTCACCAGCTCCCCCGCCCCAGAGCTCGCTGGACTATCAACTGCTGGACCTGAAACTGCCCCAGAGGCAGCGGGTGACCGCAGAG GAAGCGGAGAAGAACGCCAAGGAGCTGGTAGCTGAGGAGGAGCGAGTTAAAAGGAAAGCAGAGAAGAAAAGACTTAAGAAGAAA AGGCAGAAAGACCGGAAGAGGCAAGAAAAACTCGAACAAGAATTGAAGCCCAAGCCCGAGCTGCAGTCG AATGAACCTTGTCTGAACGGGGACGCGGAGGAGGAAGGCGCCGTGACGTCATTGCGGAAGGGGCCCCTGGACTCCAGCCCCTGCCGGCGAGATCCCAGCAAGGCCTCAGCtcctaggagaggggagggagtcaGGGCTCAGGTCAGGAGTGCAGACATGAGCACCGAGGAGGAGACGGAG gatgAGCTGGACCTGAGCAGCACCTTTGTCTCCAAAGCGCAGCGCAAGGTGGGTGTGAAGCCGCTGACGCCCAGGAGGGAGAAGGCACCCAGAGCTGAGCACAAGGAGCCGGACAGGAAGCCCCAGCAGGAG GTGCCGAGGCCTGGGCAGGATGGGAGTGGAGTGGATCCCAGCACAGTGCTAGCAG GCTATGGGAACGAGGCGGCGGCGCGGGGCTGCTTCCAGGAGGCCGTGCTCTTCTTCACTGAGGCTGTCAAACTCAACCCTCGGGAGCACAG GCTCTTCGGGAACCGCTCGTACTGCTATGAGAGGATGCAGCAGTACGACAAGGCCCTGAGTGATGCCCACGTGGCATTGAGCCTCCTGCCCGGCTGGCCCAAAGGCTTTTTCCGCAAGGGCAAGGCCCTCATGGGGCTGAAG CGCTATGCCGAGGCCAAAAGCACCTTCCTGGAGCTGCTGCGGCTGGACAGCTCCCACGCCGACGCAGCCGCCCAGCTGGAAGTCTGCCAGGTGCAGCTCATCCTG GAGAACGGCTTCAGCAGCTTGAGCGGTGAGAGGAGCCTGCCCATGGAGCCGTCGCTGGGAGCCACGGAGTCTCAGCCGGCAGGCTCTG GTGAGCAGGCCAGGAGCTGGTCCCCGGGCAGCAGTGGCTGCGGCGAGGGGGACGAGGATGGGGAGAGCGGGTTTGTGACCATCACGAACTCACGGAGCCGAGGGAAAGGCCCAGGCCAGCAGGGGCTCCGGGCCAGCAGCAGGGAGACCCCAGCTAGCACCAGACACCCCATAGCCACTGCGCATCAGGCCAG GGAGTGGTATGCTGTGTGGGTGGGGAACGTCACCCCCAGGATCACCCAGACGTTGCTGCGCAGCTGTTTTGAGGC GTTTGGGCCCATCCACTCGGTGCGGATGCTCCCGGAGAAGTACTGCGCCTTCATCAACTACACCAAgaaggaggcggcggaggcggccTACGCAGCCCTGCAG GGCGCCGAAGTGGAAGGAACCAAGTTTGTGCTGCAGCTGAAGCACCCTGACCATGCCACGCCAGCCCCTGGGAGGGCTGGCCCTGGCAACGCCCCGCGGCCTGTGGCGAG GGAGCCGGTGCGAGTGCCCCCCACCCTGGAGTGCCATTTCTGGCGGAACGCCGGCTGCAGCTACGGGGCCGACTGCCGTTTCCGCCACCTGCCCCACAGCAAGGGGCTGGACAAGAAGCTGTCTCAGCACTag
- the TTC31 gene encoding tetratricopeptide repeat protein 31 isoform X2, whose amino-acid sequence MARSGLTGRGAPNKDGGLRAHVPSCPEQRWRQQTTDSGPPAGRTPVTVSVHGPFPPGHFPLSLLPRYGWDPSSEHHKEEDLNNLMEKLMMEKLYGPPNSAKAEEIADSDEELCYYYDNDGEYYEDEEEKWDDSSKECDAKTDEDSVPGTFCGFRKSFLCKDTSPAPPPQSSLDYQLLDLKLPQRQRVTAEEAEKNAKELVAEEERVKRKAEKKRLKKKRQKDRKRQEKLEQELKPKPELQSNEPCLNGDAEEEGAVTSLRKGPLDSSPCRRDPSKASAPRRGEGVRAQDELDLSSTFVSKAQRKVGVKPLTPRREKAPRAEHKEPDRKPQQEVPRPGQDGSGVDPSTVLAGYGNEAAARGCFQEAVLFFTEAVKLNPREHRLFGNRSYCYERMQQYDKALSDAHVALSLLPGWPKGFFRKGKALMGLKRYAEAKSTFLELLRLDSSHADAAAQLEVCQVQLILENGFSSLSGERSLPMEPSLGATESQPAGSGEQARSWSPGSSGCGEGDEDGESGFVTITNSRSRGKGPGQQGLRASSRETPASTRHPIATAHQAREWYAVWVGNVTPRITQTLLRSCFEAFGPIHSVRMLPEKYCAFINYTKKEAAEAAYAALQGAEVEGTKFVLQLKHPDHATPAPGRAGPGNAPRPVAREPVRVPPTLECHFWRNAGCSYGADCRFRHLPHSKGLDKKLSQH is encoded by the exons ggcccttccccccagggCACTTCCCCCTGAGCCTGCTCCCCAGGtatggctgggaccccagctcaGAGCACCACAAGGAAGAG GATCTCAACAACTTAATGGAGAAGCTGATGATGGAGAAATTGTACGGCCCCCCCAACAGTGCCAAAGCCGAGGAGATAGCAG ACTCGGACGAAGAGCTCTGCTATTACTACGACAACGATGGGGAGTATTACGAGGATGAGGAGGAGAAATGGGATGATTCCAGCAAGGAATGCGATGCAAAGACTGACGAGGACTCGGTCCCTGGCACCTTCTGTGGCTTCAGGAAATCCTTCCTGTGCAAGGACACCTCACCAGCTCCCCCGCCCCAGAGCTCGCTGGACTATCAACTGCTGGACCTGAAACTGCCCCAGAGGCAGCGGGTGACCGCAGAG GAAGCGGAGAAGAACGCCAAGGAGCTGGTAGCTGAGGAGGAGCGAGTTAAAAGGAAAGCAGAGAAGAAAAGACTTAAGAAGAAA AGGCAGAAAGACCGGAAGAGGCAAGAAAAACTCGAACAAGAATTGAAGCCCAAGCCCGAGCTGCAGTCG AATGAACCTTGTCTGAACGGGGACGCGGAGGAGGAAGGCGCCGTGACGTCATTGCGGAAGGGGCCCCTGGACTCCAGCCCCTGCCGGCGAGATCCCAGCAAGGCCTCAGCtcctaggagaggggagggagtcaGGGCTCAG gatgAGCTGGACCTGAGCAGCACCTTTGTCTCCAAAGCGCAGCGCAAGGTGGGTGTGAAGCCGCTGACGCCCAGGAGGGAGAAGGCACCCAGAGCTGAGCACAAGGAGCCGGACAGGAAGCCCCAGCAGGAG GTGCCGAGGCCTGGGCAGGATGGGAGTGGAGTGGATCCCAGCACAGTGCTAGCAG GCTATGGGAACGAGGCGGCGGCGCGGGGCTGCTTCCAGGAGGCCGTGCTCTTCTTCACTGAGGCTGTCAAACTCAACCCTCGGGAGCACAG GCTCTTCGGGAACCGCTCGTACTGCTATGAGAGGATGCAGCAGTACGACAAGGCCCTGAGTGATGCCCACGTGGCATTGAGCCTCCTGCCCGGCTGGCCCAAAGGCTTTTTCCGCAAGGGCAAGGCCCTCATGGGGCTGAAG CGCTATGCCGAGGCCAAAAGCACCTTCCTGGAGCTGCTGCGGCTGGACAGCTCCCACGCCGACGCAGCCGCCCAGCTGGAAGTCTGCCAGGTGCAGCTCATCCTG GAGAACGGCTTCAGCAGCTTGAGCGGTGAGAGGAGCCTGCCCATGGAGCCGTCGCTGGGAGCCACGGAGTCTCAGCCGGCAGGCTCTG GTGAGCAGGCCAGGAGCTGGTCCCCGGGCAGCAGTGGCTGCGGCGAGGGGGACGAGGATGGGGAGAGCGGGTTTGTGACCATCACGAACTCACGGAGCCGAGGGAAAGGCCCAGGCCAGCAGGGGCTCCGGGCCAGCAGCAGGGAGACCCCAGCTAGCACCAGACACCCCATAGCCACTGCGCATCAGGCCAG GGAGTGGTATGCTGTGTGGGTGGGGAACGTCACCCCCAGGATCACCCAGACGTTGCTGCGCAGCTGTTTTGAGGC GTTTGGGCCCATCCACTCGGTGCGGATGCTCCCGGAGAAGTACTGCGCCTTCATCAACTACACCAAgaaggaggcggcggaggcggccTACGCAGCCCTGCAG GGCGCCGAAGTGGAAGGAACCAAGTTTGTGCTGCAGCTGAAGCACCCTGACCATGCCACGCCAGCCCCTGGGAGGGCTGGCCCTGGCAACGCCCCGCGGCCTGTGGCGAG GGAGCCGGTGCGAGTGCCCCCCACCCTGGAGTGCCATTTCTGGCGGAACGCCGGCTGCAGCTACGGGGCCGACTGCCGTTTCCGCCACCTGCCCCACAGCAAGGGGCTGGACAAGAAGCTGTCTCAGCACTag
- the TTC31 gene encoding tetratricopeptide repeat protein 31 isoform X7 produces MEKLMMEKLYGPPNSAKAEEIADSDEELCYYYDNDGEYYEDEEEKWDDSSKECDAKTDEDSVPGTFCGFRKSFLCKDTSPAPPPQSSLDYQLLDLKLPQRQRVTAEEAEKNAKELVAEEERVKRKAEKKRLKKKRQKDRKRQEKLEQELKPKPELQSNEPCLNGDAEEEGAVTSLRKGPLDSSPCRRDPSKASAPRRGEGVRAQVRSADMSTEEETEDELDLSSTFVSKAQRKVGVKPLTPRREKAPRAEHKEPDRKPQQEVPRPGQDGSGVDPSTVLAGYGNEAAARGCFQEAVLFFTEAVKLNPREHRLFGNRSYCYERMQQYDKALSDAHVALSLLPGWPKGFFRKGKALMGLKRYAEAKSTFLELLRLDSSHADAAAQLEVCQVQLILENGFSSLSGERSLPMEPSLGATESQPAGSGEQARSWSPGSSGCGEGDEDGESGFVTITNSRSRGKGPGQQGLRASSRETPASTRHPIATAHQAREWYAVWVGNVTPRITQTLLRSCFEAFGPIHSVRMLPEKYCAFINYTKKEAAEAAYAALQGAEVEGTKFVLQLKHPDHATPAPGRAGPGNAPRPVAREPVRVPPTLECHFWRNAGCSYGADCRFRHLPHSKGLDKKLSQH; encoded by the exons ATGGAGAAGCTGATGATGGAGAAATTGTACGGCCCCCCCAACAGTGCCAAAGCCGAGGAGATAGCAG ACTCGGACGAAGAGCTCTGCTATTACTACGACAACGATGGGGAGTATTACGAGGATGAGGAGGAGAAATGGGATGATTCCAGCAAGGAATGCGATGCAAAGACTGACGAGGACTCGGTCCCTGGCACCTTCTGTGGCTTCAGGAAATCCTTCCTGTGCAAGGACACCTCACCAGCTCCCCCGCCCCAGAGCTCGCTGGACTATCAACTGCTGGACCTGAAACTGCCCCAGAGGCAGCGGGTGACCGCAGAG GAAGCGGAGAAGAACGCCAAGGAGCTGGTAGCTGAGGAGGAGCGAGTTAAAAGGAAAGCAGAGAAGAAAAGACTTAAGAAGAAA AGGCAGAAAGACCGGAAGAGGCAAGAAAAACTCGAACAAGAATTGAAGCCCAAGCCCGAGCTGCAGTCG AATGAACCTTGTCTGAACGGGGACGCGGAGGAGGAAGGCGCCGTGACGTCATTGCGGAAGGGGCCCCTGGACTCCAGCCCCTGCCGGCGAGATCCCAGCAAGGCCTCAGCtcctaggagaggggagggagtcaGGGCTCAGGTCAGGAGTGCAGACATGAGCACCGAGGAGGAGACGGAG gatgAGCTGGACCTGAGCAGCACCTTTGTCTCCAAAGCGCAGCGCAAGGTGGGTGTGAAGCCGCTGACGCCCAGGAGGGAGAAGGCACCCAGAGCTGAGCACAAGGAGCCGGACAGGAAGCCCCAGCAGGAG GTGCCGAGGCCTGGGCAGGATGGGAGTGGAGTGGATCCCAGCACAGTGCTAGCAG GCTATGGGAACGAGGCGGCGGCGCGGGGCTGCTTCCAGGAGGCCGTGCTCTTCTTCACTGAGGCTGTCAAACTCAACCCTCGGGAGCACAG GCTCTTCGGGAACCGCTCGTACTGCTATGAGAGGATGCAGCAGTACGACAAGGCCCTGAGTGATGCCCACGTGGCATTGAGCCTCCTGCCCGGCTGGCCCAAAGGCTTTTTCCGCAAGGGCAAGGCCCTCATGGGGCTGAAG CGCTATGCCGAGGCCAAAAGCACCTTCCTGGAGCTGCTGCGGCTGGACAGCTCCCACGCCGACGCAGCCGCCCAGCTGGAAGTCTGCCAGGTGCAGCTCATCCTG GAGAACGGCTTCAGCAGCTTGAGCGGTGAGAGGAGCCTGCCCATGGAGCCGTCGCTGGGAGCCACGGAGTCTCAGCCGGCAGGCTCTG GTGAGCAGGCCAGGAGCTGGTCCCCGGGCAGCAGTGGCTGCGGCGAGGGGGACGAGGATGGGGAGAGCGGGTTTGTGACCATCACGAACTCACGGAGCCGAGGGAAAGGCCCAGGCCAGCAGGGGCTCCGGGCCAGCAGCAGGGAGACCCCAGCTAGCACCAGACACCCCATAGCCACTGCGCATCAGGCCAG GGAGTGGTATGCTGTGTGGGTGGGGAACGTCACCCCCAGGATCACCCAGACGTTGCTGCGCAGCTGTTTTGAGGC GTTTGGGCCCATCCACTCGGTGCGGATGCTCCCGGAGAAGTACTGCGCCTTCATCAACTACACCAAgaaggaggcggcggaggcggccTACGCAGCCCTGCAG GGCGCCGAAGTGGAAGGAACCAAGTTTGTGCTGCAGCTGAAGCACCCTGACCATGCCACGCCAGCCCCTGGGAGGGCTGGCCCTGGCAACGCCCCGCGGCCTGTGGCGAG GGAGCCGGTGCGAGTGCCCCCCACCCTGGAGTGCCATTTCTGGCGGAACGCCGGCTGCAGCTACGGGGCCGACTGCCGTTTCCGCCACCTGCCCCACAGCAAGGGGCTGGACAAGAAGCTGTCTCAGCACTag